The sequence ATATGTCGAGGCCTACGAGCTGTTGACGGGGGAGCGGTTCTGATGCCCCGGCGCTTCCGGGCGACCGTCGACCTGCCTGTCGGGTGCGACGTCGCGTTCGACTACCTCGGGGACCCGCGCAACCGCCCCGAGTGGCAGTCGTCGCTGCTCTCGGTGACGTTGGCCGAGCGTGGCGCGGAGCCGAGGCTGGGTCAGAAGTGGCGGGAGACCACGATGGTGGGCGTGCGACCGCGCATGGAGATCACCCGCTTCGAGCGACCTCACGCCTGGGCGGAGGTCGGCTCCTGGCGGGGCATCTCGGCGACGCTGAGCCTGGACTTCGAGGAGCGCTCGACC comes from Nocardioides piscis and encodes:
- a CDS encoding SRPBCC family protein — translated: MPRRFRATVDLPVGCDVAFDYLGDPRNRPEWQSSLLSVTLAERGAEPRLGQKWRETTMVGVRPRMEITRFERPHAWAEVGSWRGISATLSLDFEERSTGCRVVAEGEVTGRGPYAAPAALAARLAGVAIGADLRKAGRILARRL